The following coding sequences lie in one Stenotrophomonas rhizophila genomic window:
- a CDS encoding AAA domain-containing protein codes for MIRFCPNCHTERALAEMFCEGLVDAHACGWDLAGEPIHPAGWRPQSVVTQAAVQASTVGAAAADVVCDNGHPMTPGDLMCLHCGASAADATAAAELPPPAADSSETVIDGWRLLRQISSTDGVRDRYQAEHTATAVQAVLTLYRPGAEPDPAIYDVIRRLPRAHVPEIIATGRWDDRAFEVVEMLTGGTLAELGSVIGDRDAVRHIVSELGQALHAFNEAGLRHRDLRPASLLVRARTPLDLVISGFGSARLSEFDLDIVSPLEISRYMAPEAIAGGVAAASDWWSLGMILLEQLTDGACFDGIHPNAFLIHVLANGVPIPDTLDPELALLLRGLLARDRHQRWQWPQVADWLAGIAVPAPPAAQHAQDEGDGASLPLGTRRYHRPAVFALAAAQADGWDQALDHLLRGGIVTWAEQVGLPATRIAGLRQIARHEGIEDDFRLMLALKVLNPEMPLIHRGDIVTPGWLLEHPLEGYRLVSGSVPDLLEHLQTDNWLCRLKRREESVRQRALHQHIALVEESLRVYLLSTSRAKLASQWQERQRLLPDTAHPGLLSLAERRVVAEEDLIVLLSAEIGQFRSAEAILAEAATLAASAGLEAFDNDAAAALLLHPRTELYRSVDARILGFARSGLPVVDGWAEQFRLERRMPLARALVVLAVPASRWLQPQKQQYVSQILDFFEKKVVTAVMRGPLVRMSIGKTTARVDMHEVDSTRRPAAALLDHLLQRNARAVQLDPESFQRTPQLEPRLMALARQSALYKRDTGIDGLYLGFPFLLSRDPRGTSRTRIIPLLLWPVTLLLEPGTRGQVGLAFDGEREEVRLNPALESVLGTETCKRWRSTADELLGRSAIRAADVMDAFGMLATIRSRSLVGLPPSSVEVAPYQDELDCAAVLFHVTFMGQAIGEDLRQLKVLSPSGTGLETALRLAPPTDADSPPPPAAPELQRYFTVASDPSQEAAVLQARQGPGLLIEGPPGTGKSQTIVNMVADAIGRQRSLLIVCQKHAALEVVHKRLVAEGLGQRVVMLNDVNRDREPVIRSIREQLDALFTAGATQSAWQQQRQQVAARIEALEGELDRHQHSLHQIDDATGLSYRRLLGELIALDTGTPPLVLPALRQRLLALDLPTLVQREEACAPLIRLWLPARYEGSPLVQLRPFAADADTLAAFVAALQAFTAAEQHRQAILLAHPASFELDDPAPHQAWKSAHVATLLGLDDAQRIRLARWLPLFRTARAGQPSQGDIALDRLHQIEHAVAALDLDAFSSTLSPALTGVDERTLAQLQRDAARVLGARGLLARLNPLHLLRRRRVNRVLQEQSHATGEAGAAALLAAATLEARLRPLRSELAGLHQQLALDPVGQQTGMALGPMARASGRQLLDVQALAQALAQSPRPQQADDAALAGDRAHLEALLQDLDASLARHAARHASAQQLGLLADWLEQTLTDALAAAIAHNQSNAQVLQHLQDALPHLAAYQAFRGRAGQLSAADLDLLALLRQLQPQLDALPSDALEPAVRRLLHREARLGWKHRMEQAIPALQFGQDETQAKVASLAAADQQMRRLNRQMLGTHIDLQQLGNRKQWEDVTRLTGRRSRRLREFIELGSELGLMHLRPIWLMNPDVASRVLPLQAGLFDTVIYDEASQMPVEFALPTLFRGRVTVVSGDEKQMPPTAFFSSRVESDEAEVFDGDEPDAEVDAEQRDAFEETWNRREIKDCPDLLQLARNALPSTTLQIHYRSAYRELIGFSNAAFYGNRLNVPVRHPRSSIARIKPLELIQVDGVYQHQSNPAEAARVVEYLAQLWQHPYAARPSVGVVTFNRKQAELIEEHLEQRAGQDAAFRAAFAEERERSEDGEDMAVFVKNVENVQGDERDIIVFSSTFGRNAQGTFRRNFGVLGQTGGERRLNVAVTRARQRVVMITSMPIADISDLFNTQRAPASPRDYLQGYLEYARALCAGEFDGSARLLDRLQTDRSVANRTHAAPADGFTQIVGAYLQSLGWDAAAASEGDAFGLDFAIEHPDTGNFAIGIECDAPSHPLLAHARAREIWRPSVLRRAIGGIHRVSSHAWYHDGEAERARLRLAIDAAMAPAPVPPPPVPAQPETLP; via the coding sequence ATGATTCGTTTTTGCCCCAATTGCCACACCGAACGCGCGTTGGCCGAGATGTTCTGCGAAGGCCTTGTTGACGCGCACGCGTGCGGCTGGGATCTGGCCGGCGAGCCGATCCACCCCGCTGGCTGGCGGCCGCAGAGTGTGGTCACCCAGGCAGCGGTGCAGGCCTCGACGGTCGGCGCCGCCGCAGCGGACGTGGTCTGCGACAACGGCCACCCGATGACGCCCGGCGACCTGATGTGCCTGCACTGTGGCGCCAGCGCAGCGGACGCGACGGCGGCGGCAGAGCTGCCGCCCCCGGCCGCCGACAGCAGCGAAACGGTCATCGATGGCTGGCGCCTGCTGCGCCAGATCAGCAGCACCGACGGCGTGCGTGACCGCTACCAGGCCGAACACACCGCCACGGCGGTGCAGGCCGTGCTCACCCTGTACCGCCCCGGTGCCGAACCCGACCCGGCCATCTACGATGTGATCCGCCGCCTGCCCCGCGCGCACGTGCCGGAGATCATCGCCACCGGGCGCTGGGATGACCGGGCCTTTGAAGTCGTGGAAATGCTCACCGGTGGCACCCTGGCCGAGCTGGGCAGCGTGATCGGCGACCGCGATGCGGTCCGCCATATCGTCAGCGAACTGGGGCAGGCGCTGCATGCGTTCAACGAAGCCGGGCTGCGCCACCGCGACCTGCGCCCGGCCAGCCTGCTGGTACGGGCCCGCACGCCGCTGGATCTGGTGATCAGCGGGTTCGGTTCGGCGCGGTTGTCCGAGTTCGACCTGGACATCGTCTCGCCCCTGGAGATCAGCCGCTACATGGCGCCCGAGGCGATCGCCGGTGGCGTGGCGGCGGCGTCGGACTGGTGGAGCCTGGGCATGATCCTCCTCGAACAGCTCACCGACGGCGCCTGCTTCGACGGCATCCATCCCAACGCGTTCCTGATCCACGTGCTGGCCAATGGTGTTCCGATCCCGGATACGCTGGACCCGGAGCTGGCGCTGCTGCTGCGTGGGCTGCTGGCCCGCGACCGCCACCAGCGCTGGCAATGGCCGCAGGTGGCCGACTGGCTGGCCGGCATTGCCGTACCAGCGCCGCCGGCGGCGCAACACGCGCAGGATGAGGGCGACGGCGCAAGCCTGCCGCTGGGCACGCGCCGCTACCATCGCCCCGCGGTGTTCGCGCTGGCCGCCGCCCAGGCCGACGGCTGGGACCAGGCCCTGGACCATCTGCTGCGCGGGGGGATCGTCACCTGGGCCGAGCAGGTCGGCCTGCCCGCCACCCGCATCGCCGGGCTGCGCCAGATCGCGCGCCACGAAGGCATCGAGGACGATTTCCGGCTGATGCTGGCGTTGAAGGTGCTCAACCCGGAAATGCCGTTGATCCATCGTGGCGACATCGTCACGCCAGGCTGGTTGCTTGAGCACCCGCTGGAGGGCTACCGGCTGGTCAGCGGGTCGGTGCCGGACCTGCTGGAACACCTGCAGACCGACAACTGGCTGTGCAGGCTCAAGCGGCGCGAGGAAAGCGTGCGCCAGCGCGCGCTTCACCAGCACATCGCCCTGGTCGAAGAATCCCTGCGCGTCTACCTGCTGTCCACCTCGCGGGCCAAGCTGGCCTCGCAATGGCAGGAACGCCAGCGCCTGCTACCTGACACCGCGCATCCCGGGCTGCTGTCGCTGGCCGAGCGCAGGGTGGTGGCCGAAGAAGACCTGATCGTGTTGCTGAGCGCGGAGATCGGCCAGTTCCGCAGCGCCGAGGCCATCCTCGCCGAGGCCGCCACGCTGGCCGCCAGCGCCGGTCTCGAGGCCTTCGACAACGACGCAGCCGCGGCCCTGCTGCTGCACCCGCGTACCGAGCTGTATCGCAGCGTGGACGCGCGCATCCTGGGCTTCGCCCGTTCCGGCCTGCCCGTGGTGGATGGCTGGGCCGAACAGTTCCGGCTGGAGCGGCGCATGCCGCTGGCGCGCGCCCTGGTGGTGCTGGCCGTGCCCGCCAGCCGCTGGCTGCAGCCCCAGAAGCAGCAGTACGTCTCGCAGATCCTGGACTTCTTCGAAAAGAAGGTCGTCACCGCGGTGATGCGCGGGCCGCTGGTGCGCATGAGCATCGGCAAGACCACCGCACGCGTGGACATGCACGAAGTAGACAGCACCCGGCGCCCCGCCGCCGCACTGCTCGATCACCTGTTGCAGCGCAACGCGCGCGCCGTCCAGCTGGACCCCGAATCGTTCCAGCGCACCCCGCAGCTGGAGCCCCGCCTGATGGCGCTGGCACGGCAGAGCGCGCTGTACAAGCGCGACACCGGCATCGACGGGCTGTATCTGGGCTTTCCGTTCCTGCTCAGCCGCGATCCGCGCGGCACGTCGCGCACCCGGATCATTCCGCTGCTGCTGTGGCCGGTCACGCTGCTGCTGGAACCGGGCACGCGCGGCCAGGTCGGGCTGGCCTTCGATGGCGAACGCGAGGAAGTGCGGCTCAACCCTGCCCTTGAAAGCGTGCTGGGCACCGAAACCTGCAAGCGCTGGCGCAGCACCGCCGACGAACTGCTGGGGCGCTCGGCGATCCGGGCCGCCGATGTGATGGATGCCTTCGGGATGCTGGCCACGATCCGCTCGCGCAGCCTGGTGGGCCTGCCCCCCAGCAGCGTGGAGGTGGCCCCTTACCAAGACGAACTGGACTGCGCCGCGGTGCTTTTCCATGTCACGTTCATGGGCCAGGCCATCGGCGAAGACCTGCGCCAGCTCAAGGTTCTGTCACCGTCCGGCACCGGTCTTGAAACCGCGTTGCGGCTGGCGCCGCCGACCGACGCCGACAGCCCCCCGCCGCCTGCCGCGCCAGAGCTGCAGCGCTACTTCACCGTGGCCAGCGATCCCTCGCAGGAAGCGGCGGTGCTGCAGGCACGGCAGGGGCCGGGCCTGTTGATCGAAGGCCCACCCGGCACTGGCAAGAGCCAGACCATCGTGAACATGGTGGCCGACGCGATCGGCCGGCAACGCAGCCTGCTGATCGTCTGCCAGAAGCACGCTGCATTGGAAGTGGTGCACAAGCGCCTGGTCGCCGAAGGGCTGGGCCAGCGCGTGGTGATGCTCAACGACGTCAACCGCGACCGCGAACCGGTCATCCGCAGCATCCGCGAGCAGCTCGACGCCCTGTTCACCGCCGGCGCCACGCAATCGGCCTGGCAGCAGCAGCGCCAGCAGGTGGCCGCGCGGATCGAGGCGCTGGAAGGCGAACTGGACCGCCACCAGCACAGCCTGCACCAGATCGACGACGCCACCGGGCTGAGCTACCGGCGCCTGCTCGGCGAACTGATCGCGCTGGACACCGGCACGCCCCCGCTGGTTCTGCCGGCCCTGCGCCAACGGCTGCTGGCACTGGACCTGCCCACCCTGGTGCAGCGCGAGGAAGCGTGTGCGCCGTTGATCCGGTTGTGGCTGCCGGCGCGTTACGAAGGCAGCCCGCTGGTGCAGTTGCGTCCCTTCGCGGCCGACGCGGACACCCTCGCCGCGTTCGTTGCCGCCCTGCAGGCCTTCACTGCGGCCGAACAGCACCGGCAGGCGATCCTGCTGGCACACCCGGCCAGCTTCGAGCTGGACGATCCCGCTCCGCACCAGGCGTGGAAGTCGGCGCACGTGGCGACCCTGCTCGGCCTGGACGACGCACAACGGATCCGGCTGGCGCGCTGGCTGCCGCTGTTCCGCACCGCACGCGCGGGCCAGCCAAGCCAGGGCGACATCGCGCTGGACCGGCTGCACCAGATCGAGCACGCCGTGGCGGCGCTCGACCTCGACGCCTTCTCCAGCACGCTGTCGCCGGCCCTCACCGGCGTCGACGAGCGCACGCTGGCGCAGCTGCAGCGCGACGCCGCGCGCGTCCTGGGCGCACGCGGCCTGCTGGCCCGCCTCAACCCGCTGCACCTGCTGCGCCGGCGACGGGTGAACCGTGTCCTGCAGGAGCAGTCCCACGCGACGGGCGAAGCCGGCGCCGCAGCACTGCTGGCCGCCGCGACGCTGGAAGCACGCTTGCGCCCGCTGCGCAGCGAACTGGCCGGCCTGCACCAGCAGCTGGCGCTGGACCCGGTTGGCCAACAGACCGGCATGGCGCTGGGCCCGATGGCACGCGCCAGCGGGCGCCAACTGCTGGACGTACAGGCACTGGCCCAGGCGCTGGCACAGTCGCCACGTCCCCAGCAGGCCGATGACGCTGCCCTGGCGGGCGACCGCGCGCACCTGGAGGCACTGCTGCAGGACCTGGATGCCTCGCTGGCGCGGCATGCCGCCCGCCATGCCAGCGCGCAGCAGCTCGGCTTGCTGGCCGACTGGCTGGAGCAGACGCTGACCGACGCATTGGCCGCGGCCATCGCCCACAACCAGAGCAATGCCCAGGTGCTGCAGCACCTGCAGGATGCCCTGCCCCATCTGGCCGCCTACCAGGCCTTCCGCGGGCGCGCCGGGCAGCTGTCGGCCGCAGACCTGGACCTGCTGGCACTGCTGCGCCAGCTGCAACCGCAGCTGGATGCCCTTCCCAGCGACGCGCTGGAGCCGGCCGTGCGCCGCCTGCTGCATCGCGAAGCACGGCTGGGCTGGAAGCACCGCATGGAGCAGGCGATCCCGGCGCTGCAGTTCGGCCAGGATGAAACCCAGGCCAAGGTCGCCAGCCTGGCCGCTGCCGACCAGCAGATGCGCCGGCTCAACCGTCAGATGCTGGGCACCCACATCGACCTGCAGCAGTTGGGCAACCGCAAGCAGTGGGAAGACGTAACCCGGCTGACCGGGCGCCGTTCGCGCCGCCTGCGCGAGTTCATCGAGCTGGGCAGCGAACTGGGCCTGATGCACCTGCGCCCGATCTGGCTGATGAACCCGGACGTGGCCAGCCGCGTGCTGCCACTGCAGGCAGGGCTGTTCGACACGGTGATCTACGACGAAGCCTCGCAGATGCCGGTCGAGTTCGCCCTGCCCACGCTGTTCCGTGGCCGGGTCACGGTCGTCAGCGGGGATGAGAAGCAGATGCCGCCCACTGCCTTCTTCTCCAGCCGGGTGGAAAGCGATGAAGCCGAGGTCTTCGATGGCGACGAGCCCGATGCCGAGGTCGATGCCGAGCAGCGCGACGCCTTCGAGGAAACCTGGAACCGGCGCGAGATCAAGGATTGCCCGGACCTGCTGCAGCTGGCCCGCAATGCCCTGCCCAGCACCACGCTGCAGATCCACTACCGCTCGGCATACCGCGAACTGATCGGCTTCTCCAACGCAGCCTTCTACGGCAACCGGCTCAACGTGCCGGTGCGCCATCCGCGCAGCAGCATCGCGCGGATCAAGCCACTGGAACTGATCCAGGTCGACGGTGTGTACCAGCACCAGAGCAACCCTGCCGAAGCGGCACGGGTGGTGGAGTACCTCGCCCAGTTGTGGCAGCACCCCTATGCCGCCCGCCCCTCGGTGGGCGTGGTCACCTTCAACCGCAAGCAGGCCGAGCTGATCGAAGAGCACCTGGAGCAGCGCGCCGGGCAGGATGCCGCCTTCCGTGCCGCGTTCGCCGAGGAACGCGAGCGCAGCGAAGACGGCGAGGACATGGCGGTCTTCGTCAAGAACGTGGAAAACGTGCAGGGTGACGAGCGCGACATCATCGTGTTCTCCTCCACCTTCGGCCGCAACGCGCAGGGCACCTTCCGGCGCAACTTCGGCGTACTCGGCCAGACCGGCGGCGAGCGCCGCCTCAACGTGGCCGTCACCCGCGCCCGGCAACGGGTGGTGATGATCACCTCGATGCCGATCGCCGACATCTCCGACCTGTTCAACACCCAGCGCGCCCCGGCCAGCCCGCGTGACTACCTGCAGGGGTACCTGGAGTACGCCCGCGCCCTGTGTGCCGGCGAGTTCGACGGCAGCGCGCGGCTGCTGGATCGCCTGCAGACCGATCGCAGCGTGGCCAACCGCACCCACGCGGCGCCCGCCGACGGCTTCACGCAGATCGTTGGCGCCTACCTGCAGTCGCTGGGATGGGACGCCGCGGCCGCCAGTGAAGGTGACGCATTCGGGCTGGACTTCGCCATCGAACATCCCGACACCGGCAACTTCGCCATCGGCATCGAGTGCGACGCGCCCAGCCACCCGCTGCTGGCGCATGCCCGCGCCCGTGAAATCTGGCGGCCCTCGGTCCTGCGCCGCGCCATCGGCGGCATCCACCGGGTGTCCTCGCATGCCTGGTACCACGACGGCGAGGCCGAACGGGCACGGCTGCGGCTGGCCATCGACGCGGCCATGGCCCCCGCCCCGGTGCCGCCCCCGCCTGTCCCCGCACAACCGGAAACCCTGCCATGA
- the flhB gene encoding flagellar biosynthesis protein FlhB yields MSENEQAGEKTEQPTEKRLRDAREQGNIPRSRELATAAVFGAGVLALMAYSGSISSSAKAWMKTALSPEPGLRMHPQALFGHFGELLLQLLWAMWPLVLICLLASFLGPVVMGGLRWSNKSLMPDFKRLSPMAGMKRLYGPEAIAEFTKSLLRIAFVGTAAGLVVWHGVRPLRDLLNQPLETAMVHGLGFTLKLMLATGGAMMLLAAFDAPYQRWNWMRKLKMTREELRREMKESEGSPEVKGRIRQLQQQLSNRRMMEAVPTADVVVVNPTHYAVALKYEGGKMGAPTVVALGVDETALRIREVADGNKVAIVSAPPLARALYREGQLGKEIPVRLYSAVAQVLSYVYQLRTWRGGPMPAAPSINVDEFGTGGRA; encoded by the coding sequence ATGTCCGAGAACGAACAAGCCGGCGAAAAGACCGAGCAACCTACCGAAAAACGCCTGCGCGATGCCCGCGAGCAGGGCAACATCCCGCGCTCGCGGGAGTTGGCCACCGCCGCGGTATTCGGTGCCGGCGTGCTGGCGCTGATGGCCTATTCGGGCAGCATCAGCAGCAGTGCCAAGGCTTGGATGAAGACGGCGCTGAGCCCGGAACCGGGCCTGCGCATGCACCCGCAGGCCCTGTTCGGCCACTTCGGCGAGCTGCTGCTGCAGCTGCTGTGGGCGATGTGGCCGTTGGTGCTGATCTGCCTGCTGGCCAGCTTCCTCGGCCCGGTGGTGATGGGCGGGCTGCGCTGGTCGAACAAGTCGCTGATGCCCGATTTCAAGCGGCTCAGCCCGATGGCCGGCATGAAGCGCCTGTACGGCCCGGAGGCAATCGCCGAGTTCACCAAGTCGCTGTTGCGCATCGCCTTCGTCGGCACCGCCGCCGGGCTGGTGGTCTGGCACGGCGTGCGGCCGCTGCGCGACCTGCTCAACCAGCCGCTGGAAACGGCCATGGTGCACGGCCTGGGCTTCACCCTGAAGCTGATGCTGGCCACCGGCGGGGCGATGATGCTGCTGGCCGCCTTCGATGCGCCCTACCAGCGCTGGAACTGGATGCGCAAGCTGAAGATGACCCGCGAAGAGCTGCGCCGGGAAATGAAGGAAAGCGAAGGCAGCCCGGAAGTGAAGGGCCGCATCCGCCAGCTGCAGCAGCAGCTGTCCAACCGCCGGATGATGGAAGCGGTGCCCACCGCCGACGTGGTGGTGGTCAACCCCACCCACTACGCGGTGGCCCTGAAATACGAGGGCGGCAAGATGGGCGCCCCCACCGTGGTGGCCCTGGGCGTGGATGAAACCGCCCTGCGCATCCGTGAAGTGGCCGACGGCAACAAGGTCGCCATCGTCTCTGCCCCGCCTTTGGCACGCGCCTTGTATCGGGAAGGTCAACTTGGAAAGGAAATTCCCGTGAGACTGTATTCGGCCGTAGCCCAGGTCCTGTCCTACGTTTACCAGCTGCGCACCTGGCGCGGCGGTCCGATGCCGGCCGCCCCGAGCATCAACGTGGATGAATTCGGCACGGGAGGCCGCGCATGA